Proteins encoded by one window of Pseudochaenichthys georgianus chromosome 9, fPseGeo1.2, whole genome shotgun sequence:
- the dpp7 gene encoding dipeptidyl peptidase 2, whose protein sequence is MSPMLAVFTVTLLCVGHSLPLSFQSRKHDGFQTEGHFTEKYFTQTLDHFNFNSVGNGTFQQRYLITDKFWKEGYGPIFFYTGNEGDIWEFAANSGFISELAAQQGGLVIFAEHRYYGRSLPFGKDSFSSPQVGLLTVEQALADFALMISELKQQLAAPLCPVIAFGGSYGGMLSAYMRLKYPNMVAGALAASAPVLSTAGLGDSTQFFRDVTADFERVSLACRDAVRGAFQQLTELARLQDYSRIQSEFFLCSPPASSQDVQQLYGLLRNAFTLMAMLDYPYSTHFMGNMPAHPVKVGCETMLSGPDLLTNLRNTAGIVYNSTGGLSCFDLYTLYLQCADPTGCGLGLDSLAWDYQACTEVNLCYESNNVTDMFPPMAFTEADRERYCSQRWAVLPRPGWLKTQFWGDALSTASNIIFSNGDLDPWANGGVRRSLSSSLVAVNISEGAHHLDLRASNAADPESVTSARKTEAQLIAQWVAQERLRPRRSL, encoded by the exons ATGAGCCCGATGTTAGCCGTGTTCACCGTGACCCTGCTCTGTGTGGGGCACAGCCTGCCGCTCTCTTTCCAG TCAAGAAAACATGACGGATTCCAGACTGAAGGCCACTTCACTGAGAAGTATTTCACTCAGACTCTGGACCACTTCAACTTCAACAGCGTGGGGAATGGAACCTTCCAGCAGCGATACCTGATCACAG ATAAGTTCTGGAAGGAAGGCTACGGCCCTATTTTCTTCTACACTGGCAATGAGGGAGACATCTGGGAGTTTGCTGCTAACTCTGGTTTCATCTCCGAGTTAGCAGCACAGCAAGGAGGCCTGGTCATATTCGCAGAACAT AGGTACTATGGCCGCTCGCTGCCGTTTGGCAAAGACTCCTTCAGCTCGCCCCAGGTGGGCCTGCTGACGGTGGAGCAGGCGCTGGCGGACTTCGCCCTGATGATCTCTGAGCTGAAGCAGCAGCTGGCCGCTCCGCTCTGCCCTGTCATCGCGTTCGGGGGCAG TTATGGAGGAATGCTGTCGGCCTACATGAGGCTCAAGTATCCCAACATGGTGGCGGGGGCTCTTGCTGCCAGCGCCCCCGTGCTCTCCACCGCGGGGCTCGGGGACTCCACACAGTTTTTCAGAGACGTTACAGCT GACTTTGAGCGGGTAAGCCTGGCgtgcagagatgctgtgagaggagCGTTTCAGCAGCTCACAGAACTGGCTCGGCTTCAAG ATTACAGTCGGATCCAGTCGGAGTTCTTCCTGTGTTCCCCGCCGGCGTCCTCTCAAGACGTCCAGCAGCTGTACGGCCTGCTGAGGAATGCCTTCACTCTGATGGCCATGCTGGACTACCCCTACAGCACCCACTTCATGGGCAACATGCCTGCCCACCCAGTGAAG GTGGGCTGTGAGACCATGCTCAGTGGACCGGACCTGCTCACCAACCTCAGGAACACTGCAG GGATTGTGTACAACTCTACGGGGGGGCTGAGCTGCTTTGACCTGTACACCCTGTATCTGCAGTGTGCCGACCCCACCGGCTGTGGGCTGGGTCTGGACAGCCTGGCCTGGGACTATCAG GCATGCACAGAGGTGAATCTGTGCTACGAGAGCAACAATGTGACGGACATGTTCCCCCCCATGGCCTTCACTGAGGCGGACCGAGAGCGGTACTGCTCCCAACGCTGGGCCGTGCTGCCCCGGCCCGGCTGGCTCAAGACCCAGTTCTGGGGAGACG ccctCTCCACAGCCAGCAACATTATCTTCTCCAATGGGGATCTGGACCCATGGGCCAACGGAGGG GTGCGCCGGTCCCTGAGCTCATCGTTGGTAGCGGTGAACATCTCTGAAGGCGCCCATCATCTGGACCTCAG AGCCTCGAATGCTGCAGACCCTGAGTCGGTGACCAGTGCCAGGAAGACAGAAGCCCAGCTGATCGCCCAGTGGGTGGCGCAGGAGCGGCTCAGACCACGGCGCTCACTCTAA